The genomic segment aagagaataatttttatttggCGTAGAGGCGATTAATTCGCTTTAGCACgtttttttaccataaatttgtactattaattattataaatgaacttaaaaaaaaaaattgaaataattttCAGTTCCTATATTCTCTAATTTGTGTCCCAATTCCTCTGATCCCTATATTTTCTCTTCCCCTTTTTCTCCTCCCCGTAAAGCTAGGGTTTCAAAATATTCCTTTTCACCGTCTCTATTCCAAACATGCCATCGCCGAAAAGCTAGGGCTGATCTCTCTCAGGTAAAAGGTTCACCCGCTCTTAGATACTGAAACATGAACATGCAATTCCACGTTTTTGGACTTATCTCTCGGCGTATGCGTGTTATTTATTTGTGAATATCTGCATAATATATATGTCCTAGCATTTGTTAAACTGCATTGAAGTTTAAAAGTTGAAGGTTTTGAGACGGATCTTCTgcctgtttgtacgtaatctgtgTTTGTACGaacttttttttgttgttgttgtagTTGTTGCGTTTCTGTTTCTTTTTTGTGCTGAACATCcgcatggttttttttttttgaacatcCGCGTGGGTTCCCGGTTTTTGCTTGTATTTACTTACTCCCAGATTTTTTTCCCTTTCAATTTTAGTGATGAATTAAGATCGACTTATCAGTTTGATGACGCCGTTTACGTCGGTTCGTGTCAAAtttcgagttttttttttttccaaaaactgttgaattttgaattttttcctCCAAAAACTGTTCTTTAATCAGGGCAATGTTTGTATTTACTTACTCCCAGATTTTTCTCCCCTTTCATTTTTAGCGACGAATAAAGATCGACTTATCAGTTTGATGATGCAATTTGCATTGTTTCGCgtcaaatttttatctttttttctATAATGAGGGCATTCTTGTATATACTTACTCCCATTTTTTTCTTCCCCTTCCACTTCAGTGACGAATCAAGATTGATTTATCAGCTTGACGATGCATTAGCTTTGGTTTGtttcaatttcttttttttttttcaaaaaatttattcTTTAACCAGGGTATTGGAGTGTGATAACAAGGAAGCTACGAGATTAGCTTGAAAATTTTGAGATAGGTTTACTCTAATTTCTGCAGTCAAGAGGTTGTTTAAAAATGAGAAATTCATGGGCAGACGCCGTCGAGAATGCAGCTTCTGGATTTTCTGATAATGCTGGGACCAGTGGAGTCAGTGAACCCACATTGACTCCCACCAAGCCCGCATATGTCCCACCACATCTCAGGAACAAACCTCCTGCGTCAAAGCCACCTGCTCCATCACCTAGTGGTGCACCAGCAGGTAATGACAGGTCGGGGTATAGTGGATCAACAAGTGGATCTCGATGGGTTGGACCTAGGTCTGATTATGGACGTCAGGGATATAATTATGGAACCCGTGGAAGTAGTGGCTGGGGTAACAGGGACCGAGAGGTCAACCCTTTTGGTAGTGAAGATCTGGATACAGACACTGAATGTGCATTTGTTGAACAGGAGAATAGTGGTATTAACTTTGATGCGTATGAGGATATTCCTGTGGAGACAAGTGGTGAAGATGTACCGCCTCCCGTAAATACATTTGCGGAGATAGATTTAGGTGATGCTCTCAATTTGAATATTCGAAGGTGTAAGTATGTAAAACCAACCCCAGTTCAGCGACATGCTATACCAATTTCACTGGCAGGACGAGATCTGATGGCTTGTGCTCAAACTGGCTCGGGAAAGACTGCTGCGTTTTGCTTTCCAATTATCAGTGGAATTATGAGGGGGCAGTCTCCAATGAGACCACGTGGTGCCCGCACTGTTTTTCCACTAGCACTTATTCTTTCACCAACAAGAGAACTCTCAATGCAGGTAGGTCCAGTTATCTAACGAGCATTAATTTCATGCTATTTTATACTTTTGTGCAACTGATGACTTCACATTTTGAGAGGGAATATGTTTGCTATTTTGCATCTTTTACCTTCAGATACACGAAGAAGCTAGGAAGTTTTCCTACCAAACCGGTGTCAGAGTAGTTGTTGCATATGGAGGAGCACCAATAAATCAGCAGGTCATAGatgttattttctttattttgcaCGTGAAGGCATGAATTGTTACGTACCACTCCTCCTTGgttctattttttatttcacATATATTTTGTAAGGCaatgattattaaataattaacttttTATCTCCAATTCTTTCTGGTTTTTGCTGCTACTTTCAGTTTAGAAAAGATAATTTTTTAGCTATGATAAGAAAAACAAAATGGTAAATAGTATTCAAATAATTATCATTGTTAAAACTTTATCAAAGCAAGCTGCGTAGGCATACATTTAGAACTCACATTTATAAAGTAAATTTtactaaaatattaattaaaaaatgtaTTGCAAAAATTCAATTATAACATAAACAGATATTATTAGTAAATATATGAATCAGATTTTCAAAgttcatataaataaattattgtatatattgatatgttgcACAGCTGCGTGAACTTGAGAGATaaattattgtatatattgatatgttgcACAGCTGCGTGAACTTGAGAGAGGAGTTGAAATTCTTGTGGCAACTCCTGGAAGATTGGTTGATTTGCTCGAGAGAGCAAAAGTTTCATTACAGATGATAAGATATCTGGCTCTTGATGAGGCTGACAGAATGCTTGATATGGGTTTTGAGCCGCAAATCAGAAAGATTGTAGAGCAAATGGATATGCCTCCTCGTGGTGAAAGGCAGACAATGCTATTTAGTGCCACCTTTCCAAAAGAGATCCAGGTATTGAACGGATTGAGTTTCCATtcttttttgtatttgctagcTATGATCAACTTCTGCATTGTCCAGGAAGTTATTAGATAATTTCatcttgctgaaatttgctctcTGAAAGTTGATTGATGGTAGTTTGGAATAGTGTAGTGTGAGTGAACTTGGAATCTACAAACTTGAAACAAATCTAGGTTTATGGATTGTTGATCTGGGAAAAATAATTCTGAAAATCACTTATCTTTTTGTTCTTCTTATTTTGTAATTATAGTCGTTTATGGTATGGTATGGTATGTGATGTTGCTGTCCTTGTGAATATTAATACCAATAATAATCCTTTGATATCGACTGTTGGCCTGCAGAGACTGGCATCCGACTTCctttcaaattacatatttttGGCAGTCGGAAGGGTTGGTTCAAGTACAGATTTGATtgttcaaagagttgaatttgttCATGATAATGACAAGAGAAGCTATTTGATGGATCTTATTCATGGTCAGAGGTCAAACGGAATTCAGGGAAAGGTAATTAATTTTATGTTGTGGTTAATATACAGAAATTGGTGCTTGTTGGATTAGTTTGATCTTTCAATTTGCTTTATTGTTAAATTATGCTCATCTTGTTTATATGAAGattatttgatcaaatattTCTATTGATGAATGATTGTTATGAAGAATTGTATATGCTGATACTCTTTCAGCTAACTTCTGTTCTTCTGGTGGAGCCAGCATAATGTGCATTCCCACATTGCATATATTGCAAAAGGTTTTACTTCCATACTTTATGATTGAAAAAGCATAACTATTGATCATAATGAGTAAACAAGTAATCTGATCAAATTGTTGCCAAATATGGCCACGACTAAGTAATTTGGTTTTCCAAATTATCCTAACTTCAGAAATTATATTATCTTATgacttatttaatatttaattttgtattggagtgttgttttttctttttaatttttctatttAATGTTTAGTAAAAAATCTTTTTATATGTTATGTTGATTGGAGCAATCACAGTTATTGTTCTTCTGGATTCAAGTTTCACCGATGCTTGGCCTTTGTGCCTATGTACAAGCTAACGCGTAACCCTTCAATTTAGCACACTCACCACTTCTTATGCGTAATGCCTTGTATTGATCTTTAAACCTCAAGGTGCCTTTGAAGCAAACACTAAATGTATGGATAACAACTTTAAGATGAAATGCAAGATAATTGTCTTTCAGTTTTTGCTTATAGACTGATAAGTATTTGTTTCATTGTTTTAATTGTTTGTAATCTACACATTGTATTATATACGATGGTAATATTATTAGATATTTAGATAGAAGATATTCTAGTGCATGTTCCTTGAAGGAGCCTTGAGTCAGAACAATTTATGCCTCGCCTTGCTCTATGATAACTTTGAGCACAACGTTCCGTTGCTGTTCTACTAACTATGGGGTTGAAATTATTCATTTCTTGGCTTCGTCATTGTTTCAAACTTCCACCTTACTGAATTCATCATTTTTTGTTTAGTTCAAGGGCAATTTTTGGTTTCATTATTGTTGTTCATTCTTGCAGCAATCTCTTACTTTAGTATTTGTGGAAACAAAGAAAGGAGCTGACTCATTGGAAAATTGGTTGTGCGTTAATGGTTTTCCTGCTACTACAATTCATGGAGATAGAACACAACAGGTAGTAAAATGCAACTGAATGATAATCTAACATCGTTCCTTGTCATGATATAGAAATGTTGTATTATGTTGtctaattttatattagacaGCAACATCACATACCATACCCTAAACGACTATAATTACAAAATGTTGTATTATGATATTTGATGATGAGGGTTTGCATCTGTATTTTAGTGTCATACATCTGGGGCTAATGTAGTTTGATGGGATGCATCTTCAGTCCTTACTTTAGATCTTCTTTTATGCAATCTGCTCTGTCTGACATGAAATTGCAGGAATGTTGTTTAGTACATGTTTTAGTTGTCTTAAACACTTGCAAAATACCATTATGATTCATGAAGAAAATTGAATGCCGTGATTATGTGCCCATGATATTTATGCTTCTAGCCACGTAGAGTAATTGAATAAACCATTGGTTTTTCGGCAATTCTGTTGCtggttatttataattaatatgaTTTTGTTTGATGTTTTGATCCAGGAAAGGGAGCTAGCACTCAGATCCTTCAAGAGTGGGAACACGCCAATATTGGTTGCAACGGATGTGGCTGCTCGTGGTCTTGATATTCCACATGTTGCTCATGTAATCAACTTCGATCTCCCCAATGACATAGATGATTATGTCCATCGGATAGGACGTACGGGTCGTGCTGGCAAGACAGGATTGGCAACTGCATTCTTCAACGAAAATAACACATCTTTGGCTAAGTCATTAGCTGATTTGATGCAGGAAGC from the Primulina eburnea isolate SZY01 chromosome 3, ASM2296580v1, whole genome shotgun sequence genome contains:
- the LOC140825291 gene encoding DEAD-box ATP-dependent RNA helicase 11-like, whose translation is MRNSWADAVENAASGFSDNAGTSGVSEPTLTPTKPAYVPPHLRNKPPASKPPAPSPSGAPAGNDRSGYSGSTSGSRWVGPRSDYGRQGYNYGTRGSSGWGNRDREVNPFGSEDLDTDTECAFVEQENSGINFDAYEDIPVETSGEDVPPPVNTFAEIDLGDALNLNIRRCKYVKPTPVQRHAIPISLAGRDLMACAQTGSGKTAAFCFPIISGIMRGQSPMRPRGARTVFPLALILSPTRELSMQIHEEARKFSYQTGVRVVVAYGGAPINQQLRELERGVEILVATPGRLVDLLERAKVSLQMIRYLALDEADRMLDMGFEPQIRKIVEQMDMPPRGERQTMLFSATFPKEIQRLASDFLSNYIFLAVGRVGSSTDLIVQRVEFVHDNDKRSYLMDLIHGQRSNGIQGKQSLTLVFVETKKGADSLENWLCVNGFPATTIHGDRTQQERELALRSFKSGNTPILVATDVAARGLDIPHVAHVINFDLPNDIDDYVHRIGRTGRAGKTGLATAFFNENNTSLAKSLADLMQEANQEVPEWLTRFASRAPYGGKSRRGGGRFGSRDFRRDSSFNRTGSGSDYYGGGSGGGFGGYGGGGGGGYGQGMTSAWD